CCACATTGACCGATCCCGGAAGAAGCGGGGTGAGAAAGGTCAGTGGGCAGGCTGGAGGGGGCAGGTACTAGgggacactccagcctggctcctCTCTGCCAGCCCTGCTCGCTCCTGGCTCCCCTTCCTGCTCCTCTCCTTGGCCCCAGCTCTCCCTGTCCGAGGAGATCGTTCTCAAACTTGCAACCCCCAAGAGgttttccctcctttccctcccagtCTGAATCAGCCTTCCAAAGGAGGACCGGCCTTTCACATCCTTACAAAAACTCCACGCTAAGCACAAGCACAGGCTCTGCCACACCTCAGCTGCCCTGGGACCCAGTCCCGGTCCCTGTCCAGGCCCACACCTGAGACCTGCTGTCCTCCCATTGCCCCCAGGAAGTGGGTGGGGCCCCTCATGCTTGCCCAGCCAGAGAGACCTGGTTATCCCCACCCGAGGTTTCCCTAGCCCACGGCGGGTCTGGGGCGCTGGGTGAGATAACTGCAGTGGCCTCCCCCTGCAGAGGAGACAGAATATGAGTACAGCGGCAGCGAGGAGGAAGATGACAGCCATGGAGAGGAAGGGGAGCCAAGGTAGGCCTGGCAGGCGGAGTGGGGGTTGGGGCGGTCATCGCTGAGTGGGGAGACTACAGTAGTGCTTGGCTTTGGGGACTCGGCCTGGGGGTGGTGGGCACAGAGAGGTAGAGACTCCTAGAAACCAAATTTCTGAGTGCTAAGAAGTGGAACGAATGACTGAGCAAGAGCTGGGGAGAGAGCAATTCGGGGTGAATGTGGGGCTCAGCAGTAACAGGAAAGGAGGACAGGACTGAAGACCGGGCAGAAGGGGATGGTAAGTCTCCTGGCCACCTGGGAGTGGCCAGAGGCAGAGGCTTTGATCCAGTTAAAGCACCCACTCAGGCGGGCCCACGGGGTTGAGAGTGGGAACCAACAGGGTTCTGACCCCAGTGCTTCTTTGTGCCACCCCTGCCCAGCTCCATCATGAACGTGCCTGGAGAGTCGACTCTACGCCGGGAGTTTCTCCGGCTCCAGCAGGAAAATAAGAGCAACTCAGAGGCtttaaaacagcagcagcagctgcagcagcagcagcagcgagaCCCCGAGGCACACATCAAACACCTGCTGCACCAGCGGCAGCGGCGCATAGAGGAGCAGAAGGAGGAGCGGCGCCGTGTGGAGGAGGTGGGCTGTCTCCCAAGGGCCCAGGCCTGCCCCGGCCTCCTCCTGACCTGCCCCGGGTCCATTAGGGCCTTGGAGAACAGGTTTTAAAATGCCTTAAATGAATGGCATTTCTGTTGAAACAATTATATGATTTCAAATTTCATGATGAGCTGGACTTAACAaaaaatgtaatcccagcactttgggaggctgaggtgggcggatcacctgaggtcaggagtttgagaccagcctggccaacatggtgaaaccccatctctactaataatacaaaaattagccaggcgtggtggcgcatgcctgtaatcccagctactccggaggctgaggcaggagaattgcttggacccgggagcagaggttgcagtgagcagagatcacaccactgcactccagcctgggtgacagagcaagactccgtctctaataataataagcaaTAACCCGCAGCACCCACACTGTCCACCTGCTACCCCCAAAGTAGGCCCTCTCATTGttgaacaaaaaataatttgcaaGAAAACCTGCTACAGAAGAGCCTTGTGCAGTTTTGAAAAtataggccaggtgaggtggctcacgcctgtaatcccagcactttgggaggcggaggatgggGGCGGAttgtgagatcaggagttcgagaccagcctgtctaatatggtgaaaccccatctctactaaagatacaaaaattagccaggcgtggtggtgcacgtgcctatagttccagctacttaggaggctgaggcaggagaatcgcttgaacctgggaggtggaagttgtagtgagctgagatcacaccactggcctggggaacagagcaagactccgtctccaaaatataaaaaaataaatatagcgtTCAGATAGTATAGTAACAAagtcctatcttttttttttttttttgagatggagttttgctcttgttgcccagggtggcgaGTGTAGTGGCGCACTCTAGGCTCACCGCAAaacttccgtctcccaggttcaagtgattctcctgcctcagcctcctgaggagctgggattacaggaatgcgccaccacgcccggctaattttgtatttttttcagtagagacagggtttctgcatgttggtcaggctggtctcgaactcccgacctcaggtgatccacctgcctcggcctcccaaagtgctgggattacaggtgtgagccaccgcacccagccacaaagTCCTATCTAACAAGGTGTTACCTGGAGAAGGCCTGCTGGCAACTTCATTGCAGAAGTAGGCACAAGTTCCCTCAAGTGTAAGGGTCCCTCAGGGTGTGTgcttttgttggtggtggtggtggtagactTCGTGAAAGCCACCACAGAAATACCGTGAAAGTAAAGTACCACCTGGGCACTGGCGCTTGTCAAGGAGTGGGCCAGGTCCCTCTTTTCTGTGCTTTCTGTGCACGGGCACCTGGTGCCCTCTTGTGGCCAAAGGCTATCACTACGACCTGCTCTATATGGACTTCAGGCAAAGGTCGATTTTAGGCTAGGAGTGCTGGGGAGGCTTGTTTTGAGTTCGGCTTTGGTTTGTTGTttggtggggtgtggggagtggaAGGTGTTGTCTAGCTAAGCCCACCCCACAGGCAGCAGTCAGTCGCACAGCCTCTCTCGTCACAGCTACCGGCTGTTTACCCGAGCCCAGCCCCGCGGGCCCTTGGGTGGGGATGGGTATAGTTGCAGAAACAAGCGGAAGCCGGTCTCTCTCACCACCCTCCGTGGTGAGCAAGGAGGGCTCCCCTCCCTGTCCATGGAGGGGCAGTGCTGACGCGATGTCCGGTATGGTTCTTAAGACCACCTGGCTCTCCCCACAGCAACAGCGGCGGGAGCGGGAGCAGCGGAAGCTGCAGGAGAAGGAGCAGCAGCGGCGGCTGGAGGACATGCAGGTTCTGCGGCGGGAGGAGGAGCGGCGGCAGGCGGAGCGTGAGCAGGTAGAGCGCCGCACCCGCATCCCTGCCCTCCCGCCCTCCCGCTCCTGCTGCCTGCCGCCCCTGCTCCCCGTgcccttcccccttctctcccccacccccagattCCTCCTATCTTTTCTAgcttcactctttctctctgttttctcccACCCTTCAACCCCAACCCTGaccccctccctcttccttccctgcctcatTCCCATCTCTTTACCCCATCCCTGACTCCCCGACCCCTTCCTCATCCCCCCTCATTCCCTGTGCCCTCTTCTTCCCCATCTGTGCCGCATGGCCCCCATGGGGCTCATGTCATCCCCTCGCCTACCTCTCTCTTACTCTTCCCCTGCACCCCCTCATTCTCCTGCGgatcccttcctccttctccaacTCGCTGCtgctgccctcctctgcctcttcctccttccctgccctctgccccccaccccacaccctgtCCCCCAGGAGTATATTCGTCACAGGCTAGAGGAGGAGCAGCGACAGCTCGAGATCCTTCAGCAACAGCTGCTCCAGGAACAGGCCCTGCTGCTGGTAACGGGTCCCTCAGCGTCCTCTGGGAAGATGCTTTTCAGAGCTTCTTTGCTGGAACGGGATGGGAACACTTCAAGGGAAGGGATTCACCCAGGACATCAAGGGAATACATCTCCTCTCTAGGCAGTTGGAGAAAAGAGAGGGCATGCCTGCTCTAACTCCCAGGGCCACACCCTGCTGAGCCCTCTCTCCCTACCCTTGGGCCCAGGAATACAAGCGGAAGCAGCTGGAGGAGCAGCGGCAGTCAGAACGTCTCCAGAGGcagctgcagcaggagcatgcCTACCTCAAGTCcctgcagcagcagcaacagcagcagcagcttcagaaacagcagcagcagcagctcctgcCTGGGGACAGGAAGCCCCTGTACCATTATGGTCGGGGCATGAATCCCACTGACAAACCAGCCTGGGCCCGAGAGGTACTCACTGCCTCTTTTGCCTCCTGAGACTGCAGTCCCACTGCCTGAGGCCTGGAGAGCCACAAGAAGTAGTTGTTCACAGTAGCAGGCACCAAGTAGGGGAAAGGAGCACACAGCACAGAGCGTAGGGCGGGAGTAGTTAGGGCAGGTGGGACCCTCAGTTTTGAGAACAGGGAGGCAAGAGCTGGCCTGCTTGACATCCCTTCACATCACAGGTAGAAGAGAGAACAAGGATGAACAAGCAGCAGAACTCTCCCTTGGCCAAGAGCAAGCCAGGCAGCACGGGGCCTGAGCCCCCCATCCCCCAGGCCTCCCCAGGGCCCCCAGGACCCCTTTCCCAGACTCCTCCTATGCAGAGGCCGGTGGAGCCCCAGGAGGGACCGCACAAGGTGAGTCTCTCCCCACCCCTGTCTTAATGAAGACACAGGGAGCTTTGTTCAGagcacaggtacacacacacgcgcgcgcacacacacacacacctgctcaGCCCTGAGCCAGGATTACAGAGCACAGGCCTTGTGGACAGACTCACTCACCTGCTTCTTGCTGCCTGTGTCTGTCCTGACTTAGCTGTCATCAGGCTCAAGGAACCCCTTGTCCTTCAATGGAGGAAGGGGCAACTAAAGTCCCTTCCCACCCCAGACCCCGATTCGCAGGTGGGGATGTGCCATGGAGCAGGCAGCCCACCCTCCCTGGTCTCTCCCTGCAGAGCCTGGTGGCACACCGGGTCCCACTGAAGCCATATGCAGCACCTGTACCCCGATCCCAGTCCCTGCAGGACCAGCCCACCCGAAACCTGGCTGCCTTCCCAGCCTCCCATGACCCCGACCCTGCCATCCCCGCACCCACTGCCACGCCCAGTGCCCGAGGAGCTGTCATCCGCCAGAATTCAGACCCCACCTCTGAAGGACCTGGCCCCAGCCCGAATCCCCCAGCCTGGGTCCGCTCAGATAACGAGGCCCCACCCAAGGTAAGGACAGTCCTGCAGGCCCAGGGAAAAGCAGAGAGCTAGTCATGAGGAGAAGGAGGGCAGTGAAGGGGCAGGCCACATGGAGGAAGAGTGCAGGGCGGGAAGCGAGAGAAAGCCAGGGCGCTGCCCTGCCGGGGTCAGCCGTCCAGCTGAGGACGCGACGTGGAGGGGTGGCATCGGTCCCCGTGGGGAGCGTGGGAATGGAGAAACGCCCAGGGTGTTTTGGGAGCGCTAAGGGGCAGACTTTGCGAGTTAGAACCGCAGCTCCACCGTCATCCAGCTTCATAACCCTGGACGGATTCACTAACtcccctgaacctcagttttctcatccatcaAAGTGGGGGAgctcacctctcagaggtgaggCTTAGACGTCTGAGAAGTGCCTGTCGCAGCGCCAGCTCGCAGCACGTGGACTTCTCTCCACAGGTGCCTCAGAGGACCTCATCTATCGCCACTGCCCTTAACACCAGTGGGGCCGGAGGGTCCCGGCCAGCCCAGGCAGTCCGTGCCAGGTAATGCCTGGGTAGGGCAACGCCTGGGTGAGGTCTGAGGGCAGCCTAGGGAGTAGGGGGGCACAGGGACTTTACCAGCCTACCCGCCTAGGGGTGGGCAAGCCCCAGCCCCATCACCTCAGCGCCCCCCCCCGCCCCCTCGGCACCCCTGTGCTCCCTTCACAGACCTCGCAGCAACTCCGCCTGGCAAATCTATCTGCAAAGGCGGGCAGAGCGGGGCACCCCAAAGCCTCCAGGGCCCCCTGCTCAGCCCCCTGGCCCGCCCAACGCCTCTAGGTAATAGAGTTGTCCCCCGACTCACTCTCACCTCTCACTTCTGCCACCCGCTTCCCTGGTGATGGCTCCCTCTGCAGTGCAGCTCAGCACCCCAGAGAAGGGAGCACTCTGCCTCCCTGACACTGACTCTGCCCCCCCAACAGTAACCCCGACCTCAGGAGGAGCGACCCTGGCTGGGAACGCTCGGACAGCGTCCTTCCAGCCTCTCACGGGCACCTCCCCCAGGCTGGCTCACTGGAGCGGAACCGCGTGGGAGGTATGTGAGCCAGGGCTGGGCAGCCTGCTCTGGGCCGGGGGGCTTATCACCATGGACCCTGCCTTTGGTGGCGTTGGACTGGGGCACCCACAGGGACAGGGAGGACCTGTGTGGGTATGGAACTTGGGGCTGAGTTCTGGGGCTCAGGGTGTGGGCTTGAGGCCATCCCTTGTTCAGGCATCAGTGACCTTCTTCCACCCTGCCGTCCAGCCTCCTCCAAACTGGACAGCTCCCCAGTGCTCTCCCCTGGGAATAAAGCCAAGCCCGATGACCACCGCTCACGGCCAGGCCGGCCCGCAGTGAGTCACCTGGTGGCAGGCATGGCCTGCCTCATCCTGGTTTGGGGCTTAGCGCCAGGGTGCTGGGTGTCAGGGGTGGGGTCTCCGCTGATCTACCGAGAAGGGCTGTGGGGATGGAGGGGACTGGTGCTTCTCATGGTACTAACCTTTTCTAACCTCTCTCCTAACCTCTCTCCTGGCTCTTTCTTCCCCTGCGGCCCCTCCCAGAGCTATAAGCGAGCAATTGGTGAGGTTAGTGAGATGGGCCTGCTTGTGGGAGCCCCTCCTGTCGCCCTGCTGGGGTGTCCCGGCACCCTTTGTCTACCTCCACCCAGGCCCAGCTTCTCCCTGCCCCTCACGTGGCTCCTCCCTGCAGGACTTCGTGTTGCTGAAAGAGCGGACCCTGGACGaggcccctcggcctcccaagaaggCCATGGACTACTCGTCGTCCAGCGAGGAGGTGGAAAGCAgtgaggaggacgaggaggaagGCGAAGGCGGGCCAGCAGAGGGGAGCAGAGATACCCCTGGGGGCCGGTACGGCTTCGGGAGTGGGGCCCTCCCACTCCAAggcacagggagggaggggaagtggCAGTGGGGAAGAGGTGGGGCTTTGGGGCAAGTCTGAGGGAGAGCGGCTCCCTTCTCTAGAGAGCGGGGTGAGGGTGCAGGTTCCTGTCTCTCTCCCGCTGCCCTGTGGGGTGGCCTCTTCAAGTGCCTGTCTGCCCCTGTGCCAGCCTGCCCTGTGTGCCATGCAGGGAAGCACCTCACGGTGGAGCAGGGGCTACACCGTGAGGGTGGAGCAGGTTGTGTTTTGAATAGAGACAAAAGCCTGGGCTCTGGCTGCCATCTGCTGCCTTTGGCACTTCTGTGGCCAGGGGCAGGACCTGGAGGGGCCCCACCTTCCTCTCTCACAGCAGCGATGGGGATACAGACAGCGTCAGCACCATGGTGGTCCACGACGTCGAGGAGATCACCGGGACCCAGCCCCCATACGGGGGCGGCACCATGGTGGTCCAGCGCGTGAGTGAGCCTCTGCTCCCTCCCCTGTACCTGTGTGTGCCCTCCTCAGCCCCACGCCAACCTTGCCCTCTGTCCTGTAGACCCCTGAAGAGGAGCGGAACCTGCTGCATGCTGACAGCAATGGGTATACAAACCTGCCTGACGTGGTCCAGCCCAGCCACTCACCCACCGAGAACAGCAAAGGCCAAAGCCCACCCTCGAAGGATGGGAGTGGTGACGTAAGTGGGCCGGAGGCAGGTCCGCCGGGAGAGAAGAGCCTTGGCGATGGGCGGGAGGTCCCGGTGCTGGGTCACGGCAGAGGATGGGGCGGAGCGCTGGGAGCTGGACAGCGGGGGTGCCAGTTGGGGAGCTGGAGCCTGGGGAACAGCAGCAGGGGCAGGGCCGCAGCTGGACTTGCACTTGTCTGCCTGACTGCTGTCCCCTCCCACAGTACCAGTCTCGTGGGCTGGTAAAGGCCCCTGGCAAGAGCTCGTTCACGATGTTTGTGGATCTAGGGATCTACCAGCCTGGAGGCAGTGGGGACAGCATCCCCATCACAGGTGAGGACAGGAGGACAGACCTGCTGTGAGGCCGGGGTCCAGGGGCAGCCTGGATGGGAGCACAGTGGTCTTGAGACGCAGCCTCACAAAGCATAGCCACAGGACCTCTCCCTTGGGCCCTAGCACCTGCCTGGGCACAGAGGCAAGGAAGGGCCTCTGAGACCCCTCCTTCCTGTCCCACAGGACAGGAAATGCTTAGAGTTGCCAGGGGACCTGGGCAAAGACTCAAAGCTAACAAGTGACAGAAATGGGACTTGAGCCAGACCTTTTGACTCCAAGTCCAGCACTCTATCCCCCTCTCCCATGCACCTCCTCTCCTCctgtctttctcctcctttctgcGTATTATGAGGTGCCAAGACCTGATATAGGGGATGGAGGTAAAAAGAGATGGGGTGAGAAGCTgcagcccctcctcccacctcctcccacctcctcctccttctggcAGCCCTAGTGGGTGGAGAGGGCACTCGGCTCGACCAGCTGCAGTACGACGTGAGGAAGGGTTCTGTGGTCAACGTGAATCCCACCAACACCCGGGCCCACAGTGAGACCCCTGAGATCCGGAAGTACAAGAAGCGATTCAACTCCGAGATCCTCTGTGCAGCCCTTTGGGGTAAGCCAGGGCAGGGACAGCTGAGGAGGCTCTGGCGTGGCTCCTGTGCTCCTGGTTAGGTGAGGGCCTGGCTGAGCCTCTGACCTGCCCAAGGGCTCCTGTTGCAGGGGTCAACCTGCTGGTGGGCACAGAGAACGGGCTGATGTTGCTGGACCGAAGTGGGCAGGGCAAGGTGTATGGACTCATTGGGCGGCGACGCTTCCAGCAGATGGATGTGCTGGAGGGGCTCAACCTGCTCATCACCATCTCAGGTACAGGTGTGgtgagtgggggagggaggaggggctcaGCTCCTTGGCGCTGTCACCGTCTTCTGCCTGGGAGGAGGGCAGCCTTGGTCCAGGCACTGGAAGGTGGGGCCGCACTTTCTCACCCCTTGTGGTATGCTGACAGAGGAGGGGCGGTGGCATTCAGGCCTCAGATGAGAATGGGGggtgtgtctgtctgtccatcccTCAGGGAAAAGGAACAAACTGCGGGTGTATTACCTGTCCTGGCTCCGGAACAAGATTCTGCACAATGACCCAGAAGTGGAGAAGAAGCAGGGCTGGACCACCGTGGGGGACATGGAGGGCTGCGGGCACTACCGTGTCGGTGAGGATGTCCCAACAGAGTGGCCAGCACATACTTGTTCATGAAGAGACAGAAATGGATCTGGGAGCCAGGGACTTGGGGCCTGGGTGGGGCAGTGTAGTGACAGACCACGGGGAGGCGCCCGTGGCGCAAGAAGGGAAGTCTCAGCATCCCTCTTCTCTCCCGCCCCCAGTGAAATACGAGCGGATTAAGTTCCTGGTCATCGCCCTCAAG
The sequence above is a segment of the Gorilla gorilla gorilla isolate KB3781 chromosome 19, NHGRI_mGorGor1-v2.1_pri, whole genome shotgun sequence genome. Coding sequences within it:
- the MINK1 gene encoding misshapen-like kinase 1 isoform X25 gives rise to the protein MGDPAPARSLDDIDLSALRDPAGIFELVEVVGNGTYGQVYKGRHVKTGQLAAIKVMDVTEDEEEEIKQEINMLKKYSHHRNIATYYGAFIKKSPPGNDDQLWLVMEFCGAGSVTDLVKNTKGNALKEDCIAYICREILRGLAHLHAHKVIHRDIKGQNVLLTENAEVKLVDFGVSAQLDRTVGRRNTFIGTPYWMAPEVIACDENPDATYDYRSDIWSLGITAIEMAEGAPPLCDMHPMRALFLIPRNPPPRLKSKKWSKKFIDFIDTCLIKTYLSRPPTEQLLKFPFIRDQPTERQVRIQLKDHIDRSRKKRGEKEETEYEYSGSEEEDDSHGEEGEPSSIMNVPGESTLRREFLRLQQENKSNSEALKQQQQLQQQQQRDPEAHIKHLLHQRQRRIEEQKEERRRVEEQQRREREQRKLQEKEQQRRLEDMQVLRREEERRQAEREQEYKRKQLEEQRQSERLQRQLQQEHAYLKSLQQQQQQQQLQKQQQQQLLPGDRKPLYHYGRGMNPTDKPAWAREVEERTRMNKQQNSPLAKSKPGSTGPEPPIPQASPGPPGPLSQTPPMQRPVEPQEGPHKSLVAHRVPLKPYAAPVPRSQSLQDQPTRNLAAFPASHDPDPAIPAPTATPSARGAVIRQNSDPTSEGPGPSPNPPAWVRSDNEAPPKVPQRTSSIATALNTSGAGGSRPAQAVRASNPDLRRSDPGWERSDSVLPASHGHLPQAGSLERNRVGASSKLDSSPVLSPGNKAKPDDHRSRPGRPASYKRAIGEDFVLLKERTLDEAPRPPKKAMDYSSSSEEVESSEEDEEEGEGGPAEGSRDTPGGRDGDTDSVSTMVVHDVEEITGTQPPYGGGTMVVQRTPEEERNLLHADSNGYTNLPDVVQPSHSPTENSKGQSPPSKDGSGDYQSRGLVKAPGKSSFTMFVDLGIYQPGGSGDSIPITALVGGEGTRLDQLQYDVRKGSVVNVNPTNTRAHSETPEIRKYKKRFNSEILCAALWGVNLLVGTENGLMLLDRSGQGKVYGLIGRRRFQQMDVLEGLNLLITISGKRNKLRVYYLSWLRNKILHNDPEVEKKQGWTTVGDMEGCGHYRVVKYERIKFLVIALKSSVEVYAWAPKPYHKFMAFKSFADLPHRPLLVDLTVEEGQRLKVIYGSSAGFHAVDVDSGNSYDIYIPVHIQSQITPHAIIFLPNTDGMEMLLCYEDEGVYVNTYGRIIKDVVLQWGEMPTSVAYICSNQIMGWGEKAIEIRSVETGHLDGVFMHKRAQRLKFLCERNDKVFFASVRSGGSSQVYFMTLNRNCIMNW
- the MINK1 gene encoding misshapen-like kinase 1 isoform X29; the encoded protein is MGDPAPARSLDDIDLSALRDPAGIFELVEVVGNGTYGQVYKGRHVKTGQLAAIKVMDVTEDEEEEIKQEINMLKKYSHHRNIATYYGAFIKKSPPGNDDQLWLVMEFCGAGSVTDLVKNTKGNALKEDCIAYICREILRGLAHLHAHKVIHRDIKGQNVLLTENAEVKLVDFGVSAQLDRTVGRRNTFIGTPYWMAPEVIACDENPDATYDYRSDIWSLGITAIEMAEGAPPLCDMHPMRALFLIPRNPPPRLKSKKWSKKFIDFIDTCLIKTYLSRPPTEQLLKFPFIRDQPTERQVRIQLKDHIDRSRKKRGEKEETEYEYSGSEEEDDSHGEEGEPSSIMNVPGESTLRREFLRLQQENKSNSEALKQQQQLQQQQQRDPEAHIKHLLHQRQRRIEEQKEERRRVEEQQRREREQRKLQEKEQQRRLEDMQVLRREEERRQAEREQEYKRKQLEEQRQSERLQRQLQQEHAYLKSLQQQQQQQQLQKQQQQQLLPGDRKPLYHYGRGMNPTDKPAWAREVEERTRMNKQQNSPLAKSKPGSTGPEPPIPQASPGPPGPLSQTPPMQRPVEPQEGPHKSLVAHRVPLKPYAAPVPRSQSLQDQPTRNLAAFPASHDPDPAIPAPTATPSARGAVIRQNSDPTSEGPGPSPNPPAWVRSDNEAPPKVPQRTSSIATALNTSGAGGSRPAQAVRASNPDLRRSDPGWERSDSVLPASHGHLPQAGSLERNRVGASSKLDSSPVLSPGNKAKPDDHRSRPGRPADFVLLKERTLDEAPRPPKKAMDYSSSSEEVESSEEDEEEGEGGPAEGSRDTPGGRDGDTDSVSTMVVHDVEEITGTQPPYGGGTMVVQRTPEEERNLLHADSNGYTNLPDVVQPSHSPTENSKGQSPPSKDGSGDYQSRGLVKAPGKSSFTMFVDLGIYQPGGSGDSIPITALVGGEGTRLDQLQYDVRKGSVVNVNPTNTRAHSETPEIRKYKKRFNSEILCAALWGVNLLVGTENGLMLLDRSGQGKVYGLIGRRRFQQMDVLEGLNLLITISGKRNKLRVYYLSWLRNKILHNDPEVEKKQGWTTVGDMEGCGHYRVVKYERIKFLVIALKSSVEVYAWAPKPYHKFMAFKSFADLPHRPLLVDLTVEEGQRLKVIYGSSAGFHAVDVDSGNSYDIYIPVHIQSQITPHAIIFLPNTDGMEMLLCYEDEGVYVNTYGRIIKDVVLQWGEMPTSVAYICSNQIMGWGEKAIEIRSVETGHLDGVFMHKRAQRLKFLCERNDKVFFASVRSGGSSQVYFMTLNRNCIMNW
- the MINK1 gene encoding misshapen-like kinase 1 isoform X20, coding for MGDPAPARSLDDIDLSALRDPAGIFELVEVVGNGTYGQVYKGRHVKTGQLAAIKVMDVTEDEEEEIKQEINMLKKYSHHRNIATYYGAFIKKSPPGNDDQLWLVMEFCGAGSVTDLVKNTKGNALKEDCIAYICREILRGLAHLHAHKVIHRDIKGQNVLLTENAEVKLVDFGVSAQLDRTVGRRNTFIGTPYWMAPEVIACDENPDATYDYRSDIWSLGITAIEMAEGAPPLCDMHPMRALFLIPRNPPPRLKSKKWSKKFIDFIDTCLIKTYLSRPPTEQLLKFPFIRDQPTERQVRIQLKDHIDRSRKKRGEKEETEYEYSGSEEEDDSHGEEGEPSSIMNVPGESTLRREFLRLQQENKSNSEALKQQQQLQQQQQRDPEAHIKHLLHQRQRRIEEQKEERRRVEEQQRREREQRKLQEKEQQRRLEDMQVLRREEERRQAEREQEYKRKQLEEQRQSERLQRQLQQEHAYLKSLQQQQQQQQLQKQQQQQLLPGDRKPLYHYGRGMNPTDKPAWAREVEERTRMNKQQNSPLAKSKPGSTGPEPPIPQASPGPPGPLSQTPPMQRPVEPQEGPHKSLQDQPTRNLAAFPASHDPDPAIPAPTATPSARGAVIRQNSDPTSEGPGPSPNPPAWVRSDNEAPPKVPQRTSSIATALNTSGAGGSRPAQAVRARPRSNSAWQIYLQRRAERGTPKPPGPPAQPPGPPNASSNPDLRRSDPGWERSDSVLPASHGHLPQAGSLERNRVGASSKLDSSPVLSPGNKAKPDDHRSRPGRPADFVLLKERTLDEAPRPPKKAMDYSSSSEEVESSEEDEEEGEGGPAEGSRDTPGGRSDGDTDSVSTMVVHDVEEITGTQPPYGGGTMVVQRTPEEERNLLHADSNGYTNLPDVVQPSHSPTENSKGQSPPSKDGSGDYQSRGLVKAPGKSSFTMFVDLGIYQPGGSGDSIPITALVGGEGTRLDQLQYDVRKGSVVNVNPTNTRAHSETPEIRKYKKRFNSEILCAALWGVNLLVGTENGLMLLDRSGQGKVYGLIGRRRFQQMDVLEGLNLLITISGKRNKLRVYYLSWLRNKILHNDPEVEKKQGWTTVGDMEGCGHYRVVKYERIKFLVIALKSSVEVYAWAPKPYHKFMAFKSFADLPHRPLLVDLTVEEGQRLKVIYGSSAGFHAVDVDSGNSYDIYIPVHIQSQITPHAIIFLPNTDGMEMLLCYEDEGVYVNTYGRIIKDVVLQWGEMPTSVAYICSNQIMGWGEKAIEIRSVETGHLDGVFMHKRAQRLKFLCERNDKVFFASVRSGGSSQVYFMTLNRNCIMNW
- the MINK1 gene encoding misshapen-like kinase 1 isoform X16, producing the protein MGDPAPARSLDDIDLSALRDPAGIFELVEVVGNGTYGQVYKGRHVKTGQLAAIKVMDVTEDEEEEIKQEINMLKKYSHHRNIATYYGAFIKKSPPGNDDQLWLVMEFCGAGSVTDLVKNTKGNALKEDCIAYICREILRGLAHLHAHKVIHRDIKGQNVLLTENAEVKLVDFGVSAQLDRTVGRRNTFIGTPYWMAPEVIACDENPDATYDYRSDIWSLGITAIEMAEGAPPLCDMHPMRALFLIPRNPPPRLKSKKWSKKFIDFIDTCLIKTYLSRPPTEQLLKFPFIRDQPTERQVRIQLKDHIDRSRKKREETEYEYSGSEEEDDSHGEEGEPSSIMNVPGESTLRREFLRLQQENKSNSEALKQQQQLQQQQQRDPEAHIKHLLHQRQRRIEEQKEERRRVEEQQRREREQRKLQEKEQQRRLEDMQVLRREEERRQAEREQEYKRKQLEEQRQSERLQRQLQQEHAYLKSLQQQQQQQQLQKQQQQQLLPGDRKPLYHYGRGMNPTDKPAWAREVEERTRMNKQQNSPLAKSKPGSTGPEPPIPQASPGPPGPLSQTPPMQRPVEPQEGPHKSLVAHRVPLKPYAAPVPRSQSLQDQPTRNLAAFPASHDPDPAIPAPTATPSARGAVIRQNSDPTSEGPGPSPNPPAWVRSDNEAPPKVPQRTSSIATALNTSGAGGSRPAQAVRARPRSNSAWQIYLQRRAERGTPKPPGPPAQPPGPPNASSNPDLRRSDPGWERSDSVLPASHGHLPQAGSLERNRVGASSKLDSSPVLSPGNKAKPDDHRSRPGRPADFVLLKERTLDEAPRPPKKAMDYSSSSEEVESSEEDEEEGEGGPAEGSRDTPGGRDGDTDSVSTMVVHDVEEITGTQPPYGGGTMVVQRTPEEERNLLHADSNGYTNLPDVVQPSHSPTENSKGQSPPSKDGSGDYQSRGLVKAPGKSSFTMFVDLGIYQPGGSGDSIPITALVGGEGTRLDQLQYDVRKGSVVNVNPTNTRAHSETPEIRKYKKRFNSEILCAALWGVNLLVGTENGLMLLDRSGQGKVYGLIGRRRFQQMDVLEGLNLLITISGKRNKLRVYYLSWLRNKILHNDPEVEKKQGWTTVGDMEGCGHYRVVKYERIKFLVIALKSSVEVYAWAPKPYHKFMAFKSFADLPHRPLLVDLTVEEGQRLKVIYGSSAGFHAVDVDSGNSYDIYIPVHIQSQITPHAIIFLPNTDGMEMLLCYEDEGVYVNTYGRIIKDVVLQWGEMPTSVAYICSNQIMGWGEKAIEIRSVETGHLDGVFMHKRAQRLKFLCERNDKVFFASVRSGGSSQVYFMTLNRNCIMNW